Proteins encoded in a region of the Candidatus Binatia bacterium genome:
- a CDS encoding DUF1343 domain-containing protein, whose amino-acid sequence MRMGLERLLDDPARWLQGARVGLVANPTTVDRHLTHAVDLLHAHADIDLRLLFGPEHGIRGAAQDMIEVGSSRDPVTGLPEISLYGPTFDSLSPRPEDLAQIDVLVFDVQDVGARYYTYAATMALCMRAARAAGVAVMILDRPNPIGGVQIEGGGLDPGLENFCGLYPVPQRHAMTVGELARLYNDSFGIGCALTVVPCEGWRRAAYFDATGLPWVLPSPNMPTLDTAIVYPGMCLLEATNLSEGRGTTRPFELFGAPFVDPYALQAELRPDDLPGVRFRPCVIEPTFHKFARRRCGALQLHVIDRAAFDAYRTGLAILTAVKRLWPEEFRWRTEAYEFRDDVPAIDLLTGTPGVRTAIDAGADLDAVWQRACGGLETYTAGRERALLYE is encoded by the coding sequence ATGCGAATGGGGCTGGAGCGGTTACTCGACGACCCGGCGCGCTGGCTGCAGGGGGCGCGGGTCGGACTCGTTGCCAACCCGACGACGGTGGACCGTCATCTGACGCACGCCGTCGATCTGCTGCACGCGCATGCGGACATCGACTTGCGCCTGCTGTTCGGGCCCGAACACGGCATTCGCGGTGCGGCGCAGGACATGATCGAAGTCGGCAGCAGCCGCGATCCGGTCACCGGACTGCCGGAAATCAGTCTGTACGGGCCGACGTTCGACTCGCTGTCGCCTCGGCCCGAGGACCTGGCACAGATTGATGTCCTCGTGTTCGACGTGCAGGACGTGGGCGCACGTTATTACACGTACGCGGCGACGATGGCGCTGTGCATGCGGGCGGCCCGGGCAGCAGGCGTGGCGGTGATGATCCTCGATCGGCCGAACCCGATCGGCGGCGTGCAGATCGAAGGTGGCGGTCTCGATCCGGGCCTGGAAAACTTCTGCGGGCTCTATCCGGTGCCGCAGCGCCACGCGATGACGGTCGGCGAACTGGCGAGGCTGTACAACGACAGCTTCGGGATCGGCTGCGCACTGACCGTCGTGCCGTGCGAGGGATGGCGACGGGCGGCGTATTTCGATGCGACGGGTCTGCCGTGGGTGCTGCCGTCACCCAATATGCCGACGCTCGACACGGCGATCGTGTACCCGGGCATGTGTCTGCTCGAAGCAACGAATCTGTCGGAGGGTCGCGGCACGACCCGCCCGTTCGAGTTGTTCGGCGCGCCGTTCGTCGATCCGTATGCCTTGCAGGCCGAGCTGCGCCCCGACGATCTCCCGGGCGTGCGTTTCCGCCCATGCGTCATCGAACCGACCTTTCACAAGTTCGCCCGCCGGCGCTGCGGCGCGCTGCAACTGCACGTAATCGACCGGGCCGCGTTCGATGCCTATCGCACTGGCCTCGCAATTCTCACGGCGGTCAAGCGTTTGTGGCCCGAGGAGTTCCGCTGGCGCACCGAGGCCTACGAGTTCCGGGACGACGTTCCGGCGATCGATCTCCTCACCGGCACGCCGGGGGTCCGCACCGCCATCGACGCCGGTGCCGACCTGGATGCCGTGTGGCAGCGCGCCTGCGGCGGCCTCGAGACCTACACGGCGGGGCGGGAGCGGGCGCTGTTGTACGAGTGA
- a CDS encoding SDR family oxidoreductase produces MQRLADRIALVTGASRGIGRGIAVELARSGADVIVNYRRDAASAAAVVAAIEALGRRALAVQADVAVWEQVHGLVERALGHFGRLDIVVANSGIASRAQTVWDVDIEHWHKVIGVNLHGVFYTCKAAVRHLVDQRSGTVILVSSIGADQCGPMGSPYYVAKAGVNALTKSLAKECAPAGVRVNCIAPGLVATDMGERLMKFHGEAIVAGIPLGRPGTPEDIGKAAVYLASDDASFVTGKILRVDGGAWM; encoded by the coding sequence ATGCAAAGACTGGCCGACAGGATCGCCCTTGTCACCGGGGCATCGCGTGGAATCGGGCGTGGTATTGCGGTGGAACTGGCGCGCAGCGGTGCGGATGTGATCGTGAACTATCGCCGCGACGCCGCATCCGCTGCCGCCGTGGTGGCGGCGATCGAGGCCCTCGGACGCCGCGCTCTGGCCGTGCAGGCGGACGTTGCCGTCTGGGAGCAGGTGCACGGACTGGTCGAGCGCGCCCTCGGTCATTTCGGGCGGCTCGACATCGTCGTTGCCAACTCCGGCATCGCCTCGCGGGCGCAAACGGTGTGGGACGTCGACATCGAGCACTGGCACAAGGTGATCGGCGTCAACCTGCACGGCGTGTTCTATACGTGCAAAGCCGCGGTGCGGCACCTCGTCGACCAGCGCAGCGGCACCGTCATTCTCGTCTCGTCGATCGGCGCCGATCAGTGCGGCCCGATGGGCTCGCCGTACTACGTCGCCAAGGCGGGCGTAAACGCGCTGACCAAGTCGCTGGCCAAGGAGTGCGCCCCGGCCGGGGTGCGCGTGAACTGTATCGCGCCGGGCCTGGTCGCCACCGACATGGGCGAGCGTTTGATGAAGTTCCACGGCGAGGCCATCGTCGCCGGGATCCCGCTCGGCCGGCCGGGGACGCCGGAGGATATCGGCAAGGCCGCGGTTTATCTCGCCAGCGACGACGCTTCGTTCGTTACCGGGAAGATCCTGCGCGTCGACGGCGGCGCCTGGATGTAG
- a CDS encoding secondary thiamine-phosphate synthase enzyme YjbQ gives MQTEFRVRSARKYEMLDVTRQVSEVVRQAGLDEAICSVYVTHATAAVVINENDDPNVCEDVLAALDKIIPEGIWRHDRVDGNAAAHIKATILGPGEAIPVHQGRLLLGTWQAIMLVELDGPRERRVVVTVR, from the coding sequence ATGCAGACCGAGTTCCGGGTGCGCAGCGCACGCAAGTACGAAATGCTCGACGTTACCCGGCAGGTGAGCGAAGTCGTCCGCCAGGCCGGACTCGACGAGGCGATCTGCTCCGTTTACGTCACCCACGCCACCGCCGCGGTGGTCATCAACGAGAACGACGATCCGAACGTCTGCGAGGACGTGCTGGCGGCGCTCGACAAGATCATACCCGAGGGCATCTGGCGCCACGATCGTGTCGACGGCAATGCGGCGGCGCATATCAAGGCGACGATCCTCGGTCCGGGCGAGGCGATTCCCGTACACCAGGGCCGGTTGCTGCTCGGCACCTGGCAGGCGATCATGCTGGTCGAGCTGGATGGCCCCCGCGAACGCCGGGTCGTCGTCACGGTGCGTTGA